In the Candidatus Electrothrix sp. GW3-4 genome, one interval contains:
- a CDS encoding DUF3368 domain-containing protein, translating to MQHSSEIIISDTSCLILLGKIDEIDVLHRLCEKVYITPTIKEEYGEDLPDWIEIKAPENTQYQNLLEMDLDAGEASAIALSLETDRSILIIDDLKGRKIAERLHLTYSGTIGLLLQAKRAGILPALRPVVLKIRETNFRFSERLLDYLLEQAGE from the coding sequence ATGCAGCACAGTTCTGAAATTATCATTTCCGACACCAGCTGTCTGATTCTTCTTGGCAAGATTGATGAAATTGACGTGTTGCACCGTCTTTGCGAAAAAGTTTATATCACTCCGACCATAAAAGAGGAATACGGTGAAGACCTGCCGGACTGGATAGAGATCAAAGCACCTGAGAACACGCAGTACCAGAATTTACTGGAAATGGACCTTGATGCCGGTGAAGCAAGTGCCATCGCCTTATCTCTGGAAACTGATCGGTCCATCCTGATCATTGACGATCTCAAAGGCAGAAAAATTGCGGAACGACTTCATCTAACATATTCCGGAACCATCGGCCTCCTCCTGCAGGCGAAACGGGCCGGGATATTACCAGCACTTCGTCCTGTTGTCCTCAAAATCAGAGAGACAAACTTCAGATTTAGCGAGAGGCTTCTGGACTATCTTCTCGAACAGGCAGGAGAATGA
- a CDS encoding UPF0175 family protein, producing the protein MPQCTITIPERLQLNVRETRRFLAAKMYEAGKLSLGQAAELAGLSKRAFSEILADYNVSLINYPPADILRDAAQF; encoded by the coding sequence ATGCCACAATGCACAATAACCATACCGGAGCGTCTACAGCTCAATGTACGAGAGACCAGAAGGTTTCTGGCTGCAAAGATGTATGAGGCTGGAAAACTGTCCCTGGGCCAGGCTGCTGAACTTGCCGGGCTTTCCAAAAGGGCCTTTTCAGAGATTCTCGCGGATTATAATGTCTCGCTGATCAATTACCCTCCAGCGGATATCCTGCGCGATGCAGCACAGTTCTGA
- a CDS encoding DUF6516 family protein: MLLKEYLTDINNTIADSAGTGLIISSEVMTDIRTEKIGFVKGALVFLDGSTLFFKEYLDLRFRLDKKTYSFHYQDAQTQLRFRYDNAAHKPALGFHDHKHTPEETLPSTTPHLQDVLDEIVKTYFAE; this comes from the coding sequence ATGTTACTCAAAGAGTATCTGACTGACATCAACAATACTATTGCAGACTCTGCCGGAACCGGACTGATCATCTCATCCGAGGTGATGACAGACATTCGGACAGAGAAGATAGGATTCGTAAAAGGTGCACTGGTCTTTCTTGACGGATCAACACTCTTTTTCAAAGAATATCTTGATCTCCGCTTCCGTCTCGACAAGAAGACATATTCGTTTCACTATCAGGATGCCCAGACACAGTTACGTTTTCGGTATGACAATGCCGCTCATAAACCTGCGCTTGGTTTTCACGATCATAAGCATACACCCGAAGAGACGCTTCCCTCGACAACTCCTCATCTACAGGATGTGCTGGACGAAATTGTGAAGACCTATTTTGCGGAATGA
- a CDS encoding type II toxin-antitoxin system HicA family toxin produces the protein MGKYEKLILRILRGQSDANISFSDLVNLLRHLGFELRVSGSHHIFCKKGVEEKPNLQKDGNKAKPYQVKQVRNMILKYRLGDDI, from the coding sequence ATGGGTAAATATGAAAAATTGATCCTGCGGATTCTTCGCGGTCAAAGCGATGCTAATATCTCATTTTCTGATCTGGTTAATCTGTTGCGGCATTTAGGTTTTGAACTGCGGGTATCCGGCAGTCATCACATTTTCTGCAAGAAAGGAGTTGAAGAAAAGCCGAATTTGCAGAAAGATGGAAATAAGGCGAAACCGTATCAGGTCAAGCAGGTCAGAAACATGATACTGAAATACAGATTGGGAGATGATATATGA
- a CDS encoding type II toxin-antitoxin system HicB family antitoxin yields the protein MTNKYEIIIYWSEEDLAFIAEVPELPGCSAHGDTYDSALANIQDAMNLWIKTAEEFGDLIPAPKGRRLAFA from the coding sequence ATGACAAATAAATATGAAATTATTATCTATTGGAGCGAGGAGGATCTTGCTTTTATTGCTGAAGTCCCTGAACTCCCCGGCTGTTCAGCACACGGAGACACGTATGATTCCGCCTTGGCGAACATTCAGGATGCCATGAATTTATGGATAAAGACCGCTGAAGAATTCGGTGATCTGATCCCGGCCCCGAAAGGGCGTCGCTTGGCCTTTGCGTAA
- the uvrB gene encoding excinuclease ABC subunit UvrB, whose product MSSTPFQLISPFTPSGDQPAAIDKIVQGLNDGAQHQVLLGVTGSGKTFTMAQVIAKVNRPALVMAPNKTLAAQLFAEFKDLFPHNAVEYFVSYYDYYQPEAYIPASDTYIEKDSAINDAIDKMRHSSTRALLTRDDVLIVASVSCIYGLGSPDEYKNMHLFLQRDEDYPMEEVQRRLVFMLYERNEMSFHRGTFRVRGDVIDIFPVYEEDRAVRVEFFGDTIDAISIIDPLRGVVLENVDELTLFPSSHFVTGQENLQRAMHTIKDELRERLDELYAENRLVEAQRLEQRTQFDLEMITELGYCNGIENYSRHLTGKPPGAPPPNLLDYFPDNYITIIDESHIGVPQIGGMFNGDRARKTTLVNFGFRLPSALDNRPLRFDEFEQRVHQTVYVSATPGPYEMEKCEGRIVEQLIRPTGLLDPRIEVRPAGTQVDDLLEEIRRCTERGESVLVTTLTKRMAEDLTEYYGKVGVKVRYLHSDIKTLERIELIRDLRRGEYNVLVGINLLREGLDIPEVALVAILDADKEGFLRSERSLVQTCGRAARNADGTVILYADKITKSMQYTIDETNRRRKIQEEFNQEHGIVPQTIISEIKDSMSEHLRASGWVPEDAADDAGVLKAAEPEMVYRSAADLHKDIKQLEKQMQEAADNLAFEEAAALRDQIKDLKMLELELG is encoded by the coding sequence ATGTCTTCTACTCCATTCCAACTCATCTCCCCCTTCACTCCCTCAGGCGACCAGCCGGCAGCGATTGATAAAATCGTCCAAGGCCTGAATGACGGAGCACAGCATCAGGTGCTGCTCGGCGTGACCGGCTCAGGCAAGACCTTTACCATGGCCCAGGTTATCGCCAAGGTCAATCGACCCGCCTTGGTCATGGCCCCGAACAAAACTCTGGCAGCCCAGCTCTTTGCCGAGTTCAAGGATCTCTTTCCCCATAACGCGGTGGAGTATTTTGTTTCGTATTACGATTATTACCAGCCCGAGGCCTATATTCCGGCCTCGGATACCTATATTGAAAAAGATTCGGCCATCAACGATGCCATCGACAAGATGCGCCATTCCTCCACCCGGGCCCTGCTCACCCGCGATGACGTGCTCATCGTGGCCTCAGTCTCCTGCATTTATGGACTTGGTTCGCCGGACGAGTACAAGAACATGCATCTCTTTCTTCAGCGGGACGAGGATTATCCGATGGAGGAGGTCCAGCGACGCCTGGTCTTTATGCTCTACGAGCGCAACGAAATGTCTTTTCACCGGGGTACCTTCCGGGTGCGCGGCGATGTGATTGACATCTTCCCGGTCTATGAGGAAGACCGTGCGGTGCGGGTGGAGTTCTTTGGTGATACCATTGACGCGATCTCCATCATTGATCCCCTGCGCGGGGTGGTATTGGAGAATGTGGACGAGCTGACCCTGTTTCCCTCCAGCCACTTTGTCACGGGCCAGGAAAACCTGCAACGGGCCATGCATACTATTAAGGATGAGCTGCGTGAACGTCTGGATGAACTCTACGCAGAAAACCGTTTGGTCGAGGCCCAACGCCTGGAGCAACGCACCCAGTTTGATCTGGAGATGATTACTGAACTGGGCTATTGTAACGGCATTGAGAACTACAGTCGCCATCTCACCGGTAAACCGCCTGGTGCGCCGCCGCCCAACTTACTCGACTATTTCCCGGATAACTATATCACCATCATTGATGAGTCCCATATCGGGGTGCCCCAGATCGGCGGGATGTTCAACGGGGATCGGGCGAGAAAGACTACCTTGGTCAACTTCGGCTTTCGCCTGCCCTCGGCCCTGGACAACCGCCCTTTGCGCTTTGATGAATTTGAGCAGCGGGTCCATCAGACCGTCTATGTCTCGGCCACGCCTGGACCCTATGAGATGGAAAAATGTGAGGGCCGAATCGTGGAGCAGCTCATTCGTCCGACAGGCCTGCTTGATCCCCGGATTGAGGTGCGGCCAGCAGGTACCCAGGTGGATGATCTGTTGGAGGAGATCAGGCGTTGCACGGAACGAGGCGAGTCCGTTCTGGTCACGACCCTGACCAAACGCATGGCTGAGGATCTGACCGAGTATTATGGCAAGGTCGGTGTTAAGGTCCGCTATCTCCATTCGGACATCAAGACCCTGGAACGGATCGAATTGATCCGGGATCTGCGTCGGGGCGAGTACAACGTATTGGTGGGTATCAACCTGCTGCGCGAGGGGCTGGATATCCCGGAGGTGGCCTTGGTGGCGATCCTGGATGCGGATAAAGAAGGCTTCCTGCGTTCCGAGCGGTCCCTGGTCCAGACTTGCGGCCGGGCAGCCCGTAATGCCGACGGCACGGTGATTCTCTATGCCGATAAAATCACCAAATCCATGCAGTACACCATTGACGAGACCAACCGCCGTCGGAAAATCCAGGAGGAATTTAATCAAGAACATGGTATTGTCCCGCAGACGATAATCTCTGAGATCAAGGACTCTATGAGCGAACATCTCCGGGCCTCAGGCTGGGTTCCCGAAGACGCTGCCGATGATGCCGGGGTGCTCAAGGCGGCAGAGCCGGAAATGGTGTATCGTTCTGCTGCTGACCTGCATAAAGATATTAAGCAGCTGGAGAAGCAGATGCAGGAAGCGGCAGATAATCTGGCCTTTGAGGAGGCCGCCGCCCTGCGGGATCAGATTAAGGACCTGAAGATGTTGGAGTTGGAACTTGGCTGA
- a CDS encoding C10 family peptidase encodes MKKTVFLGSWICVFVTVLFAEARPINETEARQVALNWMAEKSGRQQSESDLTTAAIERNGPNAVYYVINFARGGWIIISGDDVAYPVVAFSYQGTYSTAEDDRPVQFNQWMGKVAAEIHNAVVERSVPLPEAQVSWSRLNVDSESFTPAPLLDFDIAPLLTTTWDQGTYYNASCPADAAGPGGHVWAGCVATAMAQVMKYHNYPATGFGSHSYVDASYGNQQADFGATTYNWTSMPDSLSTYNADVATLLYHAGVSVEMAYGTDGSGASTSDAATALKTYFKYSDKLYFASKTDYTDTEWQTLLQTELNNGRPIIYRGDGSGGHSFVCDGLLGEDYFHFNWGWSGDYNGYFYLNDLTPGSHDYTNNQGGIMGITPAVVNLTYPYGESFEEGMPSDWSVNGTRASLVTDDAQDGTTSLRLSSPAETNFNEENYAVLNINVPEQGGELSFWVKRGYNPDASDYNQQSAWLETQFGGTVLYSFYDGDFNDSQWVQLSKDLSPWAGSNIKLIVQQFNSSTTYYQWTSLDNVSITTTTNNITPLPAIMLLLLGN; translated from the coding sequence ATGAAGAAAACGGTTTTTTTGGGGAGCTGGATATGTGTTTTTGTTACAGTGCTTTTTGCCGAAGCTCGACCGATCAATGAAACAGAAGCACGACAGGTTGCTCTGAATTGGATGGCCGAAAAATCTGGCCGACAACAGAGCGAGAGTGATCTGACCACGGCTGCTATTGAACGTAATGGGCCGAATGCGGTGTATTATGTAATAAATTTTGCCAGAGGAGGCTGGATAATTATTTCAGGCGATGATGTAGCCTATCCGGTTGTGGCTTTTTCCTATCAGGGGACATACTCAACAGCAGAGGATGATCGTCCTGTTCAGTTTAATCAGTGGATGGGAAAGGTGGCAGCTGAGATCCATAATGCCGTTGTCGAAAGATCGGTGCCTTTACCAGAAGCACAAGTGTCCTGGAGTAGATTAAATGTTGACTCGGAGAGTTTTACCCCTGCTCCGTTGCTGGATTTTGACATTGCACCACTCTTAACGACGACGTGGGATCAGGGGACATATTATAATGCCTCCTGTCCTGCTGATGCAGCCGGGCCGGGCGGTCATGTGTGGGCCGGATGTGTAGCAACAGCCATGGCACAGGTGATGAAATATCATAACTATCCGGCAACCGGATTTGGATCACATAGCTATGTTGATGCTTCTTACGGTAATCAACAGGCTGATTTCGGAGCAACAACCTATAACTGGACATCAATGCCGGATTCACTGTCAACGTATAACGCTGATGTCGCTACCTTACTGTATCATGCCGGCGTATCGGTAGAGATGGCTTACGGAACTGACGGTTCTGGTGCCAGTACGAGTGATGCAGCGACCGCCCTGAAGACATATTTTAAGTACAGCGATAAACTGTATTTTGCCAGTAAAACGGATTATACGGATACAGAGTGGCAGACCCTCTTACAGACGGAACTGAATAACGGTCGCCCGATCATTTACAGAGGAGATGGGAGCGGCGGACATTCCTTTGTTTGTGATGGTTTGTTAGGAGAAGATTATTTTCATTTTAATTGGGGATGGAGTGGTGACTATAATGGATATTTTTATTTGAATGATTTAACGCCTGGTAGCCACGATTATACTAACAATCAAGGCGGGATTATGGGGATTACTCCTGCCGTTGTCAATCTCACCTATCCCTATGGAGAAAGTTTTGAAGAGGGAATGCCTTCAGATTGGTCCGTCAACGGTACGCGAGCAAGTCTTGTCACGGATGATGCTCAGGACGGGACGACCAGCCTTCGCCTGAGCAGTCCTGCGGAGACGAATTTTAACGAAGAAAATTATGCTGTTCTTAATATTAATGTTCCAGAGCAGGGAGGAGAATTGTCCTTCTGGGTAAAACGTGGCTATAATCCGGACGCTTCCGACTATAATCAACAATCTGCTTGGTTGGAAACGCAATTTGGTGGTACTGTACTCTACAGTTTTTATGACGGAGATTTTAATGATAGTCAATGGGTGCAGTTGAGTAAAGACCTCTCTCCTTGGGCTGGCTCCAATATAAAATTGATTGTGCAACAATTTAATAGTTCAACAACCTATTATCAATGGACCTCTCTTGATAATGTGAGCATTACCACAACAACGAATAACATAACCCCTCTACCTGCCATTATGCTTCTCTTGCTAGGCAACTAG
- the pyrF gene encoding orotidine-5'-phosphate decarboxylase has product MNKNIPLNERIIFALDVTSHEEAMALVEKLDSEIKFFKVGLQLFLAGWFHTIDAIIARGNKVMVDLKFFDIPETVKLAVDQLKNRGVSFATVHGNDPILRAAVQDKDSEMKILAVTVLTSFDEEDMRAMGMTGSVRDLVLHRARKALEIGCDGVVSSALEAEPLRNDLGPNFLVVTPGIRPGANVDDGSDDQKRIATAKQAIINGADHVVIGRPIRDSKDPIALIRDLHKEIAEGLAEKESTTAI; this is encoded by the coding sequence ATGAACAAAAACATCCCCCTGAACGAACGAATTATCTTTGCCCTTGATGTCACCTCGCATGAGGAGGCCATGGCCTTGGTGGAAAAGCTGGACAGTGAGATCAAGTTTTTCAAGGTAGGGCTTCAACTCTTCTTAGCAGGCTGGTTCCACACCATTGATGCTATTATTGCCCGTGGCAATAAGGTGATGGTGGATCTCAAATTTTTTGATATCCCGGAGACGGTGAAGCTGGCTGTGGATCAGCTGAAAAATCGGGGCGTCAGCTTTGCCACCGTGCATGGCAATGATCCCATCCTGCGGGCCGCTGTCCAGGACAAGGATAGTGAGATGAAGATCCTGGCCGTTACCGTGCTGACCAGCTTTGATGAGGAGGATATGCGGGCTATGGGCATGACCGGTTCTGTGCGGGATCTGGTCCTGCACCGGGCGCGTAAGGCCCTGGAGATCGGTTGTGATGGGGTCGTCTCTTCTGCCCTGGAGGCAGAACCGCTTCGCAATGACCTGGGCCCGAATTTTCTCGTTGTGACCCCGGGGATCCGGCCGGGAGCCAATGTGGATGACGGCTCAGATGACCAGAAGCGGATCGCCACGGCCAAGCAGGCCATTATCAACGGGGCTGATCATGTAGTGATCGGTCGTCCGATCCGGGATAGTAAAGATCCTATCGCCCTCATCCGAGATCTCCATAAGGAGATTGCAGAGGGGCTGGCTGAGAAGGAGTCCACCACCGCAATATAA
- a CDS encoding PilZ domain-containing protein — MNTIIGYVLPDETTSITCPSCNRVRRIPVKKYRKTSHSLTARCTCNARFTLHLDFRHYYRKEIDLPGLWKKARSAGRGWQDMRVRNLSRGGLGFTVSGQQQPEEKQALLVEFQLDDRKKTKIVQKVRVCTVHGDYVGCKFIDLGLFEKELGFYLLP, encoded by the coding sequence ATGAATACTATTATAGGATATGTCCTGCCTGACGAGACAACAAGTATTACCTGTCCCTCCTGTAATAGGGTACGGCGTATCCCTGTGAAAAAATATCGCAAGACTTCCCACTCCTTGACAGCCCGCTGCACCTGCAATGCCCGGTTTACTCTCCATCTTGATTTCAGGCATTATTATAGAAAGGAAATAGATCTGCCAGGGCTCTGGAAAAAGGCCCGTTCTGCGGGCCGGGGCTGGCAGGATATGCGGGTCAGGAACCTCTCCCGCGGCGGACTGGGGTTTACGGTGAGCGGGCAACAGCAGCCTGAAGAAAAACAGGCCTTGTTGGTGGAGTTTCAGTTGGATGATCGAAAGAAGACCAAGATCGTCCAGAAAGTACGGGTCTGTACCGTTCATGGGGACTATGTCGGGTGTAAGTTTATTGACTTGGGGCTGTTTGAGAAAGAGCTCGGCTTTTATTTATTGCCTTGA
- a CDS encoding PilZ domain-containing protein, producing the protein MNTVIAHVLPDDTASIVCPFCNKVRRISVEKFRNTAHTLTVRCACKAKFTIQLNFRQQYRKETDLPGTWKKVSVAHHLWQDMRVKNLSRGGLCMRVSGQHQLEEKEALLVEFHLDDRKETEIVHKVRVCAVDGEYIRAEFVDLDRYEKELGFYLLP; encoded by the coding sequence GTGAATACAGTTATAGCACATGTTCTTCCTGATGATACGGCAAGCATTGTCTGTCCCTTCTGTAACAAGGTTCGTCGTATTTCTGTTGAAAAATTTCGCAATACAGCCCATACCCTTACTGTCCGCTGCGCCTGTAAGGCCAAGTTTACTATCCAGCTTAATTTCAGACAGCAGTATAGAAAGGAAACAGATCTTCCAGGGACCTGGAAAAAGGTCAGTGTTGCTCATCACCTTTGGCAGGATATGCGGGTCAAGAATCTCTCCCGAGGTGGCTTATGTATGCGTGTGAGCGGGCAGCATCAGCTGGAAGAGAAAGAGGCCTTGTTGGTAGAGTTTCACCTGGATGATCGGAAGGAGACTGAGATCGTGCATAAAGTGCGGGTATGTGCCGTAGATGGGGAGTATATCCGAGCGGAGTTTGTTGATTTGGACCGTTACGAAAAAGAGCTTGGCTTTTATCTGCTCCCTTGA
- a CDS encoding DUF4160 domain-containing protein, producing MLFMKPCEDIILYLHKNQEGMLHLHATYQGQESIITLPDCNLRQGDLPENKLQQVRAWVGLHNHELIADREAIRGRPDLYGKES from the coding sequence ATGCTTTTTATGAAACCCTGTGAGGATATCATTCTCTACCTGCACAAAAATCAGGAAGGTATGCTGCATCTTCACGCAACATATCAGGGACAGGAGTCAATCATCACCCTGCCTGACTGCAACCTCCGCCAAGGAGACCTGCCGGAAAACAAACTACAGCAGGTCCGGGCATGGGTCGGGCTGCATAACCATGAACTCATAGCAGATCGGGAAGCAATCAGGGGGCGCCCGGATTTATACGGAAAGGAATCGTAA